The following proteins are co-located in the Myxococcota bacterium genome:
- a CDS encoding FAD-linked oxidase C-terminal domain-containing protein, translating to MAERSASLAHRLRAIRDVAEVLDRRAELFSYESDGLTLERGAPLCVVFPTTSESLAAVVRACNQAGVAYVPRGAGTGLSGGATPVTGGVVIECSRMNRILEIDATNRTATVQPGIVNEHLSAAVRPLGLFYAPDPSSQSACTIGGNVAENSGGPHTLKYGTTSPHVLALEVVLPDGEIAQLGRRDGHAHGFDLRGVFVGSEGTLGIASAVTVRLMPQPECVRTLLASFESLSAACESVSAVIARGIVPAALELIDDRTIAAVEASVFAAGYPRDARAVLLVELDGARAPVEAERAEIESLCRGRGALEVRVARDEAERLALWRGRKGAFGAMGRLAPDLYVHDAVVPRTKLPEVVEAINRAAEARGIQIANILHAGDGNLHPNITFDRRDPEQLRTIKEVGAEILRICVAAGGMLSGEHGIGLEKLQHMCLVFSEADLEPMRWVHDVFDPEDRCNPGKQIPAPRACTESNPRHRGYGQVSF from the coding sequence TTGGCTGAGCGCAGCGCGTCGCTCGCCCACCGCCTGCGCGCCATCCGCGACGTCGCCGAGGTCCTCGACCGGCGCGCTGAGCTGTTCTCCTACGAGTCCGACGGACTCACCCTGGAGCGCGGCGCGCCGCTGTGCGTGGTCTTTCCGACCACCAGCGAGTCACTCGCGGCGGTGGTGCGAGCGTGCAACCAGGCGGGCGTGGCCTACGTGCCGCGCGGGGCGGGCACCGGTCTCTCGGGCGGGGCCACGCCGGTGACCGGGGGCGTGGTGATCGAGTGCTCGCGCATGAACCGCATCCTCGAGATCGACGCCACCAACCGCACCGCCACCGTGCAGCCCGGGATCGTGAACGAGCACCTGTCGGCGGCGGTGCGGCCGCTGGGCCTGTTCTACGCGCCGGACCCGTCGAGTCAGTCCGCCTGCACGATCGGCGGCAACGTGGCCGAGAACAGCGGCGGGCCGCACACCTTGAAGTACGGCACCACGAGCCCGCACGTGCTGGCGCTCGAGGTGGTGCTGCCCGACGGCGAGATCGCACAGCTCGGCCGGCGCGACGGCCACGCGCACGGCTTCGACCTGCGCGGCGTGTTCGTGGGCTCGGAGGGGACGCTCGGCATCGCGAGCGCAGTCACCGTGCGGCTGATGCCGCAGCCCGAGTGCGTGCGCACGCTCCTGGCGAGCTTCGAGAGTCTCTCGGCCGCGTGTGAGTCGGTCTCGGCGGTGATCGCGCGCGGCATCGTGCCCGCGGCGCTCGAGCTGATCGACGACCGCACGATCGCCGCGGTCGAGGCCTCGGTGTTCGCGGCGGGCTACCCCCGGGACGCGCGCGCGGTGCTCCTGGTCGAGCTCGACGGCGCGCGGGCGCCGGTCGAGGCCGAGCGCGCGGAGATCGAGTCGCTGTGCCGGGGCCGGGGCGCGCTCGAGGTGCGGGTGGCGCGCGACGAGGCCGAGCGGCTGGCGCTGTGGCGCGGCCGCAAGGGCGCGTTCGGCGCCATGGGGCGGCTCGCGCCCGACCTGTACGTGCACGACGCGGTGGTGCCGCGCACCAAGCTCCCGGAGGTGGTCGAGGCCATCAACCGCGCCGCCGAGGCGCGTGGCATCCAGATCGCGAACATCCTGCACGCGGGCGACGGCAACCTGCACCCGAACATCACCTTCGACCGGCGCGACCCGGAGCAGCTGCGCACGATCAAGGAGGTCGGCGCCGAGATCCTGCGCATCTGCGTGGCGGCGGGCGGCATGCTCTCGGGCGAGCACGGCATCGGGCTCGAGAAACTCCAGCACATGTGTCTGGTGTTCTCCGAGGCCGACCTCGAGCCCATGCGCTGGGTCCACGACGTGTTCGACCCCGAGGACCGCTGCAACCCGGGCAAGCAGATCCCCGCGCCGCGCGCCTGCACCGAGAGCAATCCCCGACACCGGGGTTATGGGCAGGTAAGCTTCTAG
- a CDS encoding tetratricopeptide repeat protein — MEASSNGQTDEALAWLEEALRANPTGAEAHNSRGEILWDNARAEEALEEFERAIEADGEYQPAHLNRVEILIEEFQEHEEALDLSDELLQGSLEKPIEAEVYYLKAKALFYLDDLEGALFLLRRAIKIQGEVGIYRGFEGQVLFELGNYDEARRSLERGLALEPECAHSTYHMALVMEHTGQLENAERSFAKAARLAPELYPLPTRIDDAEFEAAADQALRSLPEPIRKYTENCPVIVEDLPSEELVRQEFVSPQVLGLFSGVAATEPGASPTLGTLQRTDTDKILLFKRNLEKIAMNRAELVEQIQITVKHEIGHYLGMDEEEVERLGLG, encoded by the coding sequence ATGGAAGCGTCCTCCAACGGCCAGACGGACGAAGCGCTCGCTTGGCTGGAGGAAGCTCTGCGCGCGAACCCGACCGGCGCCGAGGCCCACAACAGCCGCGGCGAGATACTCTGGGACAACGCGCGCGCCGAGGAGGCGCTCGAGGAGTTCGAGCGCGCGATCGAGGCCGACGGCGAGTATCAGCCCGCGCACCTGAACCGCGTCGAGATCCTGATCGAGGAGTTCCAGGAGCACGAGGAAGCGCTCGACCTGTCCGACGAGCTTTTGCAGGGCTCGCTCGAGAAGCCGATCGAGGCCGAGGTCTACTATCTCAAGGCCAAGGCGCTGTTCTATCTCGACGACCTCGAGGGGGCGCTGTTCCTGCTGCGCCGCGCGATCAAGATCCAGGGCGAGGTCGGCATCTACCGCGGCTTCGAGGGCCAGGTGCTGTTCGAGCTGGGCAACTACGACGAGGCCCGGCGCTCGCTCGAGCGCGGGCTCGCGCTCGAGCCCGAGTGCGCACACAGCACCTATCACATGGCGCTGGTCATGGAGCACACGGGTCAGCTCGAGAACGCCGAGCGCTCCTTCGCCAAGGCGGCGCGGCTGGCGCCCGAGCTGTACCCGCTGCCGACCCGCATCGACGATGCGGAGTTCGAGGCCGCCGCCGACCAGGCGCTGCGCAGCCTGCCTGAGCCCATCCGCAAGTACACCGAGAACTGCCCGGTGATCGTCGAGGACCTGCCGAGCGAGGAGCTCGTGCGCCAGGAGTTCGTCTCGCCGCAGGTGCTCGGGCTGTTCTCGGGCGTGGCGGCGACCGAGCCGGGCGCGAGCCCGACGCTGGGCACGCTGCAGCGCACCGACACCGACAAGATCCTCTTGTTCAAGCGCAACCTCGAGAAGATCGCGATGAACCGCGCGGAGCTCGTGGAGCAGATCCAGATCACGGTGAAGCACGAGATCGGCCACTACCTCGGCATGGACGAGGAAGAGGTCGAACGCCTCGGCCTTGGCTGA